A region from the Nitrospirota bacterium genome encodes:
- the rsmH gene encoding 16S rRNA (cytosine(1402)-N(4))-methyltransferase RsmH produces MLRQVIDFLNIYEGGVYVDATVGGGGHSSEILKHIGTHGRVIATDRDEEALKVASQRLMDKRCSLRKARFSELEDVLGDILADGILFDFGLSMLQIKGSGRGFSFLKDEPLDMRMDRAQSLKAEDIVNSYPERDIERILREYGEERFSSRIARRILLKRPIRSTMELSKIIEEVFHGRGRIHPATRTFQALRIAVNNELNEIQDGLHASLKILKRQGRLVAISYHSLEDRLVKNFMRTAKEQGTLSVLTKKPVTPDETEQRANPSARSAKLRAGERV; encoded by the coding sequence TGAGGGTGGTGTGTATGTGGATGCAACAGTTGGAGGAGGAGGACATTCAAGCGAGATTCTTAAGCACATTGGCACACATGGCAGAGTCATTGCAACCGACAGAGACGAGGAGGCACTAAAAGTGGCATCCCAAAGGCTCATGGACAAAAGATGCAGTCTCAGAAAGGCAAGGTTTTCAGAGCTTGAGGATGTTTTGGGAGACATTTTGGCAGATGGCATACTCTTTGATTTCGGGCTCTCCATGCTTCAGATTAAAGGCTCAGGAAGGGGATTCAGTTTTCTTAAGGATGAGCCCCTCGACATGAGGATGGATAGGGCACAATCCCTTAAGGCAGAGGATATAGTGAATTCCTATCCTGAGAGGGACATCGAGAGAATCCTTAGAGAGTATGGCGAAGAAAGGTTCTCCTCGAGGATAGCAAGAAGGATTCTACTTAAAAGACCGATTAGGAGCACAATGGAGCTTTCTAAGATTATAGAGGAGGTTTTCCATGGAAGGGGAAGGATTCATCCTGCAACAAGGACATTTCAGGCACTTAGGATTGCAGTCAACAATGAACTAAATGAGATTCAAGATGGACTTCATGCCAGCCTTAAGATACTTAAAAGGCAAGGAAGGCTTGTTGCTATATCCTATCACTCACTCGAAGACAGACTCGTTAAGAACTTTATGAGGACAGCCAAAGAGCAGGGGACACTCAGCGTGCTTACTAAAAAGCCTGTTACGCCTGATGAGACAGAGCAAAGGGCAAATCCATCGGCAAGGAGTGCAAAGCTGAGGGCAGGTGAAAGGGTATGA